One window from the genome of Buchnera aphidicola str. Ua (Uroleucon ambrosiae) encodes:
- the cysD gene encoding sulfate adenylyltransferase subunit CysD, with product MFKKNITYLNQLESESIYIMREVVAEFQNPVMLYSIGKDSSVMLHLAKKAFYPGPIPFPLLHIDTGWKFKEMYSFRDYISETYQVELIVHMNAQGKLLNLNPFEHGGHKYTDIMKTEGLKEAINQYNFDAAFGGARRDEEKSRSKERIYSFRDSFHQWDPKKQRPEIWWNYNSKINPGENMRIFPLSNWTELDIWQYIFLENIEIVPLYFAAMRPILIRNKTLIMIDDDRINIEDNEIIQEKMVRFRTLGCWPLTSAIESEAVNVKEIIQETLMVNTSERIGRSIDYDQKNSMEFKKRQGYF from the coding sequence ATGTTCAAAAAAAATATTACTTATTTAAATCAATTAGAATCAGAAAGCATTTATATCATGAGAGAAGTAGTTGCAGAATTTCAAAATCCTGTAATGTTGTATTCTATTGGTAAAGATTCTTCTGTAATGTTGCATTTAGCAAAAAAAGCTTTTTATCCTGGACCTATTCCCTTTCCTTTGCTTCATATAGATACTGGATGGAAATTCAAAGAAATGTATAGTTTTAGAGATTATATTTCTGAAACGTATCAAGTCGAATTAATAGTTCATATGAATGCACAAGGTAAATTATTAAATTTAAATCCATTTGAACATGGGGGGCATAAATATACTGATATTATGAAAACTGAAGGATTAAAAGAAGCAATAAATCAATATAATTTTGATGCAGCTTTTGGTGGGGCTAGACGTGATGAAGAAAAATCACGTTCTAAAGAACGCATTTATTCCTTTCGTGATTCGTTCCATCAATGGGATCCAAAAAAACAACGACCAGAAATTTGGTGGAATTATAATAGTAAAATTAATCCAGGAGAAAATATGCGTATTTTTCCGCTTTCAAATTGGACTGAATTAGATATTTGGCAATATATTTTTTTAGAAAATATTGAAATTGTTCCTCTTTATTTTGCTGCTATGCGTCCAATTTTAATAAGAAATAAAACATTAATTATGATTGATGATGATCGTATTAATATTGAAGATAATGAAATTATTCAAGAAAAAATGGTTAGGTTTCGTACATTAGGTTGCTGGCCTTTAACAAGTGCTATTGAATCAGAAGCAGTAAATGTTAAAGAGATTATTCAAGAAACATTAATGGTTAACACGAGTG
- the cysG gene encoding siroheme synthase CysG: MNYFPIFVNLKSKNVLVIGAGEVAFNKIKLLLRAGAIVNVISKKICSEVQLLLSEKKINFLSDNFDLIYLKKIFLVISANNDVQLNEYLSKICNERCLLLNVVDDTLKCSFIFPSIIDRSPIVIALSSGGTAPVLLRLLREKIEAILPIKLGDVAKIAGKWRAVVKKHFSSFLIRRRFWEKLFKGMFLEHILNGNQKKAILILKDNLVKNNFSKKIGEIILVGAGPGDSGLLTLRGLQVLQQADVVLYDYLVSKDVLDLVRRDAKLICVGKRAGIKNINQKEIITLLIHFAKKGNKVVRLKGGDPFIFARGGEEIEAAKKENINFQVVPGITAAIGVSAYSGIPLTHRKYSQGVIFITGHQCSNGFINNWSILCDSSYTLVIYMGTLKAIDISKKLISFGRLKSTPIAIIEQGTTVHQKVFISSLENIQTIINFAMTPSLLIIGDVVNLHKTLSWFQNDIK; this comes from the coding sequence GTGAATTATTTTCCTATTTTTGTTAATTTAAAATCTAAAAATGTTTTAGTTATTGGTGCGGGAGAAGTGGCATTCAATAAAATTAAATTATTACTTCGTGCCGGAGCAATAGTTAATGTTATTTCTAAAAAAATATGTTCAGAAGTACAATTATTATTAAGTGAAAAAAAAATTAATTTCTTATCTGATAATTTTGATTTAATTTATTTAAAAAAAATATTTTTAGTAATTTCAGCTAATAATGATGTTCAGTTAAATGAATATTTATCAAAAATTTGTAATGAACGTTGTTTACTATTAAATGTAGTAGATGATACATTAAAATGTTCTTTTATTTTTCCTTCTATTATTGATCGTTCTCCTATAGTTATAGCTCTTTCTTCTGGAGGTACTGCACCAGTTTTATTACGTTTATTACGTGAAAAAATTGAAGCAATTTTGCCGATCAAATTAGGTGATGTAGCAAAAATAGCCGGTAAATGGCGTGCAGTTGTTAAAAAACATTTTTCTAGTTTTTTAATACGACGCCGATTCTGGGAGAAATTGTTTAAAGGTATGTTTCTCGAACATATACTTAATGGAAATCAAAAAAAAGCTATTCTTATTTTAAAAGACAATTTAGTTAAAAATAATTTTTCTAAAAAAATAGGCGAAATTATTTTAGTAGGAGCTGGACCAGGAGATAGTGGTTTATTAACTTTAAGAGGTCTTCAGGTATTACAACAAGCAGATGTAGTATTATATGATTACTTAGTTTCTAAAGATGTGTTAGATTTAGTACGTCGCGATGCTAAATTAATATGCGTTGGAAAACGTGCTGGTATAAAAAATATTAATCAAAAAGAAATTATTACATTATTAATACATTTTGCTAAAAAAGGTAACAAAGTAGTACGTTTAAAAGGTGGAGATCCTTTTATTTTTGCACGTGGCGGAGAAGAAATAGAAGCAGCAAAAAAAGAAAATATTAATTTTCAAGTTGTTCCGGGAATTACTGCCGCGATAGGTGTTTCAGCTTACTCTGGCATACCATTAACACATCGTAAGTATTCACAAGGTGTTATATTTATTACAGGACATCAATGTTCTAATGGTTTTATAAATAATTGGTCAATTTTATGTGATTCTTCTTATACTTTAGTAATATATATGGGTACTTTAAAAGCTATCGATATATCTAAAAAACTCATTTCATTTGGACGATTAAAATCTACTCCAATAGCTATTATTGAACAAGGTACTACTGTTCATCAAAAAGTGTTTATTAGTTCTCTTGAGAATATTCAAACAATCATTAACTTTGCTATGACTCCTTCATTATTAATTATTGGAGACGTCGTTAATTTACATAAAACATTATCATGGTTTCAAAATGATATAAAATAA